The Candidatus Neomarinimicrobiota bacterium genome has a window encoding:
- a CDS encoding S9 family peptidase, with protein MITLSCSQKSMDPPVAPRIEKKVEAFGDIRVDYYDWLKDKQDPKVIHYLEAENAYADFILKDTRKLQKKLYREMIGRMQETDMSVPVKHDDFYYYSRTEKGKQYSIYCRKKGSLDHKEEIYFDANKQAAESDFYSLGLLSVSTNHQILAFSEDRNGSEVYTLRFKNLEDGFLYPEVIDSVAGGVWAVDNKTFFYSTIDYTYRPWRVYRHVLGTPASEDVLVYEDPDMAYYVDVDRSKDRQYIFITSASKITTEVHYLETRYPEKDFTLFAPREKGREYSLEHRDGFFYILTNQDDQKNFVILRQPVSAPAFTQTVTVYDHNPDVKITGLDMFKDYLAVYRTGNARAMIDVYTFGDEKAHTIHFPEKTYTARGTGNPEYDSGVLRIYYTSLLTPETIYEYNMATRELSLLKQKEVRGGWDCNDYETDLLWVTASDGAEIPVSILYLKGFKKDGTQPLFLYGYGAYGIAMTPYFSYARWSLVDRGFAYAVAHIRGGGAKGEYWYEDGKWLKKKNTFTDFIDVAEYLVREGYTTPEKLAIAGGSAGGLLMGAVVNMRPDLFGVVVASVPFVDVLNTMSDPDLPLTVTEYDEWGNPGIETYYRYIKSYCPYTNVKAQEYPPMMITAGLNDPRVSYAEPAKWTAKLRALKTDDNPLILRTNMGAGHGGASGRYDAYKEIAEEYGFILGVLSDKH; from the coding sequence ATGATCACCCTTTCCTGTTCACAGAAAAGTATGGATCCTCCCGTTGCTCCGCGGATTGAAAAAAAGGTGGAAGCGTTCGGAGATATACGGGTGGATTATTACGACTGGCTGAAAGACAAACAGGATCCGAAAGTTATCCATTATTTGGAGGCGGAAAACGCCTATGCAGACTTTATCCTGAAGGATACCCGGAAATTGCAGAAAAAACTGTACAGAGAAATGATCGGGCGGATGCAGGAAACGGATATGTCCGTTCCTGTGAAACACGATGATTTCTATTATTACAGCCGGACGGAAAAGGGAAAGCAATACAGTATTTATTGCCGGAAAAAAGGGTCCTTGGATCACAAAGAAGAGATCTATTTTGACGCAAACAAACAAGCGGCAGAAAGTGACTTTTATTCATTAGGACTTTTAAGTGTTTCTACCAATCATCAGATACTTGCCTTTTCTGAGGACAGGAATGGTTCGGAAGTCTACACGTTGCGTTTTAAGAATCTGGAAGACGGCTTCCTTTATCCTGAAGTCATCGACAGTGTTGCAGGTGGTGTATGGGCTGTAGATAATAAGACCTTCTTTTACTCGACAATTGATTATACCTACCGTCCATGGCGGGTTTACAGGCATGTTTTGGGAACACCCGCCTCGGAGGATGTTCTTGTGTATGAAGACCCGGATATGGCCTACTATGTGGATGTGGACCGTTCAAAGGACAGGCAGTACATTTTCATTACGTCCGCCAGCAAGATCACGACGGAAGTCCATTACCTGGAAACCCGTTATCCTGAAAAGGATTTTACCCTTTTTGCCCCCCGGGAGAAGGGAAGGGAATACAGCCTGGAACATCGTGACGGGTTTTTCTATATCCTGACAAACCAGGATGATCAGAAAAATTTTGTCATCCTCCGTCAGCCTGTTTCGGCGCCGGCTTTTACACAGACAGTCACGGTGTATGACCACAATCCGGATGTGAAAATTACCGGTTTGGACATGTTTAAGGATTATCTTGCGGTATACAGAACCGGCAATGCCCGGGCGATGATTGATGTGTACACCTTCGGGGATGAAAAAGCACACACCATTCACTTTCCGGAAAAAACGTATACAGCCCGGGGGACAGGCAATCCGGAATATGACTCAGGCGTTCTGAGAATTTACTATACATCCCTTCTCACACCCGAGACGATTTATGAATACAACATGGCAACCCGGGAACTGTCTCTGCTGAAACAAAAGGAAGTCCGCGGCGGCTGGGATTGTAATGATTACGAAACAGACCTTTTATGGGTTACAGCCAGTGACGGTGCGGAAATACCCGTTTCAATCCTCTATCTGAAAGGATTTAAAAAAGATGGGACTCAACCTCTTTTTCTCTATGGATACGGAGCTTACGGTATTGCCATGACCCCTTATTTTTCTTATGCCCGGTGGAGTCTTGTTGATCGTGGGTTTGCCTATGCCGTCGCCCATATCCGGGGGGGCGGAGCCAAAGGCGAATACTGGTATGAAGACGGCAAATGGCTGAAGAAAAAAAACACATTCACCGATTTTATTGATGTGGCTGAATATCTTGTCCGGGAAGGCTATACGACTCCTGAAAAACTGGCAATAGCCGGCGGGAGTGCCGGAGGACTTTTAATGGGAGCCGTTGTCAATATGCGTCCGGATCTTTTTGGGGTTGTGGTGGCCAGTGTTCCCTTTGTGGATGTCCTCAACACCATGTCTGACCCCGATTTGCCCCTCACCGTGACCGAATATGACGAATGGGGCAACCCGGGCATCGAGACATATTACCGCTACATTAAAAGTTATTGTCCATATACCAATGTAAAAGCACAGGAATATCCTCCCATGATGATTACGGCCGGACTGAATGATCCCCGGGTTTCCTATGCCGAGCCGGCCAAATGGACAGCCAAACTCCGCGCCCTGAAAACAGACGATAATCCCCTGATTCTGAGAACCAACATGGGAGCCGGACACGGTGGTGCATCAGGGCGGTATGATGCCTATAAGGAAATTGCAGAGGAATATGGATTTATACTCGGAGTTTTGAGTGATAAACATTGA
- a CDS encoding NAD-dependent epimerase/dehydratase family protein, producing the protein MKILITGTAGFIGFHLTRRLLADGHDITGLDNLNEYYDINLKYARLKELGIDLSPEQKSSESFSVQTGKLHFIRGDLTDKEPLLSLFREKSFDLVVHLAAQAGVRYSLDYPQTYVDSNVTGFLNILEACRYYPVSHLIYASSSSVYGLNTDFPYSENDRTDKPASLYAATKKADEMLAHTYSHLFSIPITGLRFFTVYGPWGRPDMAFFKFTDAILHQKPIDVYNYGKMARDFTYIDDILEGILGVMKGEVPRGNPPCGLFNIGLGNPVNLMDFIRAIESACGKKAEIHYRKMQPGDVLKTHANISALQKICDYHPKTDIRTGMKHFVEWYKTYYRLS; encoded by the coding sequence ATGAAAATATTGATTACCGGTACAGCCGGATTTATCGGATTTCACCTGACACGGCGCCTTCTGGCTGACGGACATGATATCACCGGTTTGGATAATCTGAACGAGTATTATGATATCAACCTGAAATATGCCCGTTTAAAGGAATTGGGAATCGACCTGTCACCGGAACAAAAATCTTCCGAATCCTTTTCTGTTCAGACCGGAAAGCTACATTTCATCAGGGGTGATCTGACGGATAAAGAACCCCTCCTCTCCCTTTTCCGGGAGAAGTCTTTTGACTTGGTTGTCCATTTAGCTGCCCAGGCCGGAGTCCGGTACAGTCTGGATTATCCACAAACCTATGTGGACAGCAATGTGACGGGTTTTCTGAATATTCTGGAAGCCTGCCGGTACTATCCCGTATCTCATCTGATCTATGCCAGTTCATCCAGCGTTTATGGGTTAAATACAGATTTTCCCTATTCGGAAAATGACAGGACCGATAAACCGGCCAGCCTGTATGCCGCTACAAAAAAAGCGGATGAAATGCTGGCTCATACCTATAGTCATTTGTTTTCCATTCCCATAACCGGGCTCCGTTTTTTTACGGTATACGGACCCTGGGGACGGCCGGATATGGCCTTTTTTAAATTTACCGATGCCATTTTGCATCAAAAACCCATTGATGTGTACAACTACGGTAAAATGGCCCGTGATTTTACATATATCGACGATATTCTCGAGGGAATTCTCGGAGTAATGAAGGGGGAAGTTCCCCGGGGAAATCCCCCATGTGGCCTCTTCAATATCGGTCTCGGAAATCCCGTAAATCTCATGGATTTTATCCGGGCCATTGAATCCGCCTGCGGGAAAAAGGCTGAGATTCACTACCGGAAAATGCAGCCCGGGGATGTTTTAAAAACCCATGCAAACATATCTGCCCTTCAGAAAATTTGCGACTATCATCCTAAAACAGACATCCGCACCGGGATGAAACACTTTGTGGAATGGTATAAAACCTATTACCGGTTGTCATAA
- a CDS encoding carotenoid biosynthesis protein, producing MKKQFLQTYGLIILIYTVMIFGGIWHLAGLFHKTSQILYVPLLALLFSMNLIYFISLYRETSLLNIFFIWTGLIFITAMVLEIVGEKTGVFFGHYAYTDALSPKIFGVPLVIGLSWLNLVFGTVQLANLYLSQYAWPFRALFAALLMTGFDSVMEPAARALGFWYWQNYTVPWQNYVAWFAFGFIFSFPFLRYFPPVKDRQLIPLHIFFAQFLYFVLVNLV from the coding sequence ATGAAGAAACAATTTTTACAAACATACGGACTCATTATCCTCATTTACACTGTCATGATTTTCGGGGGTATTTGGCATTTGGCAGGCCTTTTTCATAAAACCAGTCAAATCCTGTACGTCCCTCTCCTGGCCCTTCTTTTTTCCATGAATTTGATTTATTTTATCTCGCTCTACAGGGAAACATCTCTTCTGAATATTTTTTTCATTTGGACAGGCTTAATTTTCATCACTGCCATGGTGCTGGAAATCGTTGGCGAAAAAACCGGTGTCTTCTTTGGGCATTATGCCTATACCGATGCCCTTTCCCCGAAAATTTTCGGCGTTCCCCTCGTGATCGGCCTCAGCTGGCTTAACCTTGTCTTTGGCACCGTCCAATTAGCAAACCTGTACCTGTCCCAATATGCCTGGCCTTTCAGAGCTCTTTTTGCCGCATTATTGATGACAGGTTTTGACAGTGTGATGGAGCCGGCAGCCCGGGCGCTGGGATTCTGGTACTGGCAGAACTATACTGTCCCCTGGCAAAATTATGTGGCATGGTTTGCCTTTGGGTTTATATTCTCTTTTCCCTTCCTCCGGTATTTCCCGCCGGTCAAAGATCGGCAGTTGATTCCCCTGCATATCTTTTTTGCCCAGTTTCTCTATTTTGTTTTGGTAAACCTGGTCTGA
- the rho gene encoding transcription termination factor Rho, with product MSELQEKTLKQLQSIAADFEVPGVQNMKKMELIFKILEAQAEISGNIFEEGVLEILPDGYGFLRSSRFHYLNSPYDLYVSPSQIKRFGLKTGHIISGQVRPPKDNERFFALLKVESINFEDPEKAKMTRPFGTLTPLHPEERLSLERNPKDFSTRIIDLLSPIGKGQRGLIVAQPKTGKTILLQKIANSILANHPEAMLIVLLIDERPEEVTDMQRNVDAEVVSSTFDEPPERHVQVAEMVLQKARRMVEFGHDVIILLDSITRLARAHNSVVPHSGKILSGGIDSNALHRPKRFFGAARNIEGGGSLTIIATALIDTGSRMDDVIFEEFKGTGNMELVLDRRLSDRRIFPAIDINRSGTRKEELLMSKAELARVWILRKFLNEMSPVEAMEFLLDKMSASRTNKDFLRNMNS from the coding sequence ATATCAGAATTGCAGGAAAAGACCCTGAAACAATTGCAGAGTATTGCTGCCGATTTTGAAGTTCCCGGGGTTCAGAACATGAAAAAGATGGAATTGATTTTTAAAATTCTGGAAGCTCAGGCAGAGATCTCGGGAAATATTTTTGAAGAGGGAGTTCTGGAGATTCTTCCCGATGGATACGGATTTCTCCGGAGCAGCCGGTTTCATTATCTGAACAGTCCGTATGATTTATATGTTTCACCCTCTCAGATCAAGCGGTTCGGTTTAAAAACGGGACACATTATCAGTGGGCAGGTTCGTCCGCCCAAGGACAATGAGCGCTTTTTTGCATTATTAAAGGTGGAATCCATTAACTTTGAAGATCCTGAAAAGGCCAAGATGACCCGGCCCTTCGGAACCCTGACGCCCTTGCATCCTGAAGAACGTCTGAGTCTGGAACGGAATCCCAAAGATTTCTCCACCCGGATTATCGATTTGTTATCGCCCATCGGAAAGGGTCAGCGCGGACTCATTGTCGCCCAGCCCAAGACAGGGAAGACCATTCTTTTGCAGAAAATCGCCAACAGCATTCTGGCCAACCATCCCGAAGCGATGTTGATTGTGCTTCTCATTGATGAACGCCCGGAGGAAGTGACGGATATGCAGCGGAATGTAGATGCTGAAGTGGTGAGTTCCACCTTTGACGAACCGCCGGAACGTCATGTTCAGGTGGCTGAAATGGTGTTACAGAAAGCCCGGCGCATGGTGGAATTCGGTCATGATGTGATCATTCTTCTGGATTCGATCACCCGCCTGGCCCGGGCCCACAATTCCGTGGTACCCCACTCCGGGAAAATCCTCTCCGGGGGTATTGACAGCAACGCGCTGCACCGGCCGAAACGCTTTTTCGGCGCCGCCCGGAATATTGAGGGAGGAGGCAGCCTGACCATCATTGCCACCGCCCTCATTGATACAGGAAGCCGGATGGACGATGTGATCTTTGAGGAATTCAAGGGAACCGGTAATATGGAACTGGTGCTGGATCGGCGTCTTAGCGACCGGCGGATTTTCCCGGCTATCGATATCAACCGGTCGGGAACCCGAAAAGAAGAACTCCTCATGTCCAAAGCCGAACTGGCCCGGGTCTGGATATTGAGAAAATTCCTCAATGAAATGAGTCCGGTGGAAGCCATGGAATTTCTCCTGGATAAGATGTCCGCTTCCCGGACCAATAAAGACTTCCTGCGTAATATGAATTCCTGA
- a CDS encoding geranylgeranylglycerol-phosphate geranylgeranyltransferase: MSRLKAYIVLGRPINLLLSILTVLMTASFFVPFPQWEKVLSALLTVVLLNAGGNAVNDLYDEDIDRINRPRRPLPSGQLSRKNVRHYAVITFTMGNISALYTGWIPFVIAALITTPLMIVYSARFKRRPLTGNLIIAFILGLVFIFCSLVYGNVKLGITPAVLAFFYTLIREIIKDLEDIKGDKAEGARTLPVCIGEKKTRMITSFLLLFLVLVLPFPVKFSFYSSAYLKLVLPLVGLPLTGMAIYLLIPRENFRYGFLSQILKIDMFAGLAAIFAGIHF, encoded by the coding sequence ATGTCCCGATTAAAGGCATATATTGTTCTGGGAAGACCCATAAACCTTCTTCTCAGCATACTGACGGTATTGATGACTGCCTCATTTTTTGTCCCCTTTCCCCAGTGGGAAAAGGTGCTTTCCGCCCTGTTGACGGTGGTTTTACTCAACGCCGGCGGTAATGCCGTCAATGATCTGTATGACGAAGATATCGACCGAATTAACCGTCCCCGTCGTCCCCTGCCCTCCGGACAACTGTCCCGGAAAAATGTCCGCCATTATGCTGTCATAACTTTTACGATGGGGAATATATCCGCCCTTTATACCGGATGGATTCCCTTTGTCATTGCGGCTCTCATCACAACCCCCCTCATGATCGTTTACTCCGCCCGCTTTAAACGCAGACCCCTGACGGGAAACCTGATTATCGCGTTCATACTGGGACTCGTCTTTATTTTTTGCAGCCTGGTTTACGGTAATGTGAAACTTGGTATTACGCCAGCAGTGCTGGCCTTTTTTTATACCCTGATCCGGGAAATCATCAAAGATCTGGAAGATATCAAAGGCGACAAGGCCGAAGGAGCCCGGACCCTGCCGGTGTGCATCGGGGAAAAGAAAACACGGATGATCACCTCTTTTCTATTGTTGTTTCTGGTCCTTGTGCTTCCCTTCCCGGTAAAATTTTCTTTTTACTCCAGTGCTTACCTGAAGCTGGTTCTGCCCCTGGTGGGACTTCCCCTGACGGGGATGGCAATCTATCTTCTTATCCCCCGTGAAAATTTCAGATACGGCTTCTTGTCTCAAATTTTGAAAATTGATATGTTTGCAGGTCTGGCAGCTATATTTGCCGGTATTCATTTTTGA